The window CCCGAGAATGCTTACAACCTTTCCATATCCTACACTCATCGAAAAATCCTTCAGAATTTCGGTGCTCCCGTAGCTGAAGGAAAGATTTTTAACGGCAAGTTTTATTATCAAGTCCAGTACTCCTTTCTCCTGCCGCGAAGAATCAGATACAAAAAGAACGGAACACCGATGACAGACATGGTAATTCCAGTCGGAATCACGACCGAGCCAAGCAGATTTACGGATATGGCATCAGCAACCAGGAGTATGACCGCACCCAGACCACCTGCTGCCGGAACAAGGTACCTGTGATCGCTTCCAAGGATCATGCGGCCCATATGCGGTGCAACAAGACCGATGAATCCAATAGTCCCGATAAAAGAGACAATTGCGGCCACAAAAAGACTTGAAGCTATCATTATGTAAATACGTGTGAAATTTGCATCAACACCCATACTCTTCGCACTCTCGTCCCCCACAGTCATCAGGTTGAGGTCCCATGCCTTGACGTAAATCAAAGGAGTGCAGATGACCGTTATGGCGGCAAGAAAAGCTATGCTGTTCCAGTTGAGATCAGACAGGCCACCCATCCCCCATGATGACATTATATCAAGCTGGTCATCATTTGCAATATAGTTGAAAATCTGGTTTAAAGCCTGAAACATGTAGTTCACAGCAATTCCTGCAAGTATCAGCA of the Methanomicrobium sp. W14 genome contains:
- a CDS encoding iron ABC transporter permease; translation: MRRPVPKKAYSIKRTRTGKISEVEKKHSLSVWKKFIFLLALLIITAIASGLIITIGPMPITMTDVYAVVINGIIPGMFPTTLLADHIVWQIRLPRVAGAILAGFGLGVCGCVMQSVLKNPLASPFTLGISSGAQFGVSLAAIFGVVLFGGPYFLVGNAFLFAVLCSGFIIALSSLKGATSEMLILAGIAVNYMFQALNQIFNYIANDDQLDIMSSWGMGGLSDLNWNSIAFLAAITVICTPLIYVKAWDLNLMTVGDESAKSMGVDANFTRIYIMIASSLFVAAIVSFIGTIGFIGLVAPHMGRMILGSDHRYLVPAAGGLGAVILLVADAISVNLLGSVVIPTGITMSVIGVPFFLYLILRGRRKEYWT